A genomic region of Limnohabitans curvus contains the following coding sequences:
- a CDS encoding DUF2946 family protein has translation MDDLVHQAMAKWPNVPDCYGWLGLDARGDWYMRDDQAQALGSFTQSKGSRLAHEKLIAFIGRNYESDKQGHWFFQNGPQRVYVELEATPWVWRLQPDGSIQSHTGAIARMQRCIVDEHGRLYLDTEQGFGLVHTQDVLQAADLIESGLWVPQEVPASELPMRFGYVRSPQQANGLK, from the coding sequence ATGGATGATCTCGTTCACCAAGCCATGGCTAAATGGCCCAATGTGCCCGACTGCTACGGCTGGTTGGGGCTAGACGCACGCGGCGATTGGTACATGCGCGACGATCAAGCGCAAGCACTAGGTTCATTTACCCAAAGCAAAGGCTCTCGCCTTGCGCATGAAAAACTGATCGCGTTCATTGGACGCAACTACGAATCCGATAAGCAAGGCCATTGGTTTTTTCAAAATGGCCCGCAACGCGTTTACGTCGAACTAGAGGCCACACCATGGGTTTGGCGTTTGCAGCCCGATGGCAGCATTCAATCGCACACAGGCGCTATTGCACGAATGCAGCGCTGCATCGTGGACGAGCATGGTCGTCTCTACCTTGACACCGAGCAAGGGTTTGGCTTGGTCCACACCCAAGACGTGCTGCAAGCCGCTGATTTGATCGAATCCGGCCTGTGGGTGCCACAAGAAGTGCCCGCTAGCGAACTACCCATGCGATTTGGTTACGTGCGCAGCCCGCAACAAGCGAACGGTCTAAAGTGA
- a CDS encoding YraN family protein, whose protein sequence is MQLQSTTKQKGDAAEDRALQHLQAQGLQLVQRNYRTPGRGGGEIDLIVRDPDGTLVFVEVRQRGRQDHGGALASITPTKQRRIVFAARHFLLKLRQIPPCRFDIVAVEGEDLHWFKAAFNA, encoded by the coding sequence GTGCAACTGCAATCAACCACCAAGCAAAAAGGAGATGCGGCCGAAGACCGCGCGTTGCAACATTTACAGGCGCAGGGCCTGCAACTGGTGCAACGCAATTATCGGACGCCTGGGCGAGGCGGCGGCGAAATAGATTTGATCGTCCGCGACCCCGATGGCACGCTGGTTTTTGTCGAGGTGCGCCAGCGCGGCAGGCAAGACCACGGCGGCGCCTTAGCCAGCATCACGCCGACCAAGCAACGGCGAATTGTGTTTGCCGCCCGTCATTTCTTATTGAAATTGCGCCAAATACCCCCATGTAGGTTTGACATCGTGGCGGTTGAGGGCGAGGATTTGCACTGGTTTAAAGCCGCTTTTAATGCTTAA
- a CDS encoding type IV pilus twitching motility protein PilT → MTLNELLTQAVRQHASDLHLSAGLPPMARVLGALVPLGCGAALADSATTVQPHTSPSPRIRTAPLTHEALHALLTPLMDAPAQARFAQGYEVDFAFAVPELGRFRANAFMQQHGCGAVMRHIPSDTPTLAALHTPRVLPDLLKQVGLLLVTGPTGSGKSTTLAAMVQHLNTSTQQHIVTLEDPIEFVHTSNQCLITQREIGTHSHSFAHALRAALREDPDVILVGELRDLETIRLALTAAETGHLVLASLHTRSAAATVERMVDVFDAHEKALVRTQLSDALVGVVSQTLCPRPTEDGRVAVFETLVATPAIRHLIREGKTAQMQSTQQTGAAHGMQSMAQALQDARHQGLIA, encoded by the coding sequence TTGACTTTGAATGAACTCCTCACCCAAGCGGTGAGACAACACGCGTCTGATTTGCATCTGTCTGCGGGTTTGCCACCGATGGCCCGCGTGCTGGGCGCTTTGGTGCCACTTGGCTGCGGCGCGGCACTGGCCGACTCAGCCACCACAGTGCAGCCGCACACCTCACCATCGCCACGCATAAGAACAGCACCACTCACACACGAGGCTTTGCATGCGCTATTAACGCCGCTGATGGACGCCCCCGCGCAAGCTCGCTTCGCCCAAGGGTACGAGGTTGACTTCGCATTTGCCGTGCCCGAGCTGGGTCGATTTCGGGCGAATGCCTTCATGCAGCAACATGGCTGCGGCGCGGTGATGCGGCACATTCCCAGTGACACCCCCACACTGGCAGCGCTTCATACGCCGCGTGTGCTGCCGGACTTGCTCAAGCAAGTTGGTTTGCTGCTGGTGACAGGGCCAACGGGTTCTGGCAAATCCACCACCTTGGCCGCGATGGTGCAACACCTGAACACCAGCACGCAGCAACACATCGTGACGCTGGAAGATCCGATTGAGTTTGTGCACACCAGCAACCAATGCCTGATTACCCAGCGCGAAATTGGCACGCACAGCCACAGCTTTGCGCACGCGTTACGCGCCGCTTTGCGCGAAGACCCCGACGTGATTTTGGTGGGTGAGCTGCGCGACCTAGAAACCATTCGCCTCGCCCTTACTGCCGCTGAGACGGGTCACTTAGTGCTAGCCAGTCTGCACACGCGCAGCGCGGCGGCCACGGTGGAGCGCATGGTGGATGTGTTTGACGCACACGAAAAAGCCTTGGTACGCACACAACTCAGCGATGCGCTGGTGGGCGTGGTGTCGCAAACGTTATGCCCCAGACCAACGGAAGATGGCCGCGTGGCGGTGTTTGAAACGCTGGTGGCCACCCCCGCCATTCGTCACCTGATTCGCGAGGGCAAAACCGCACAGATGCAAAGCACCCAGCAAACAGGGGCGGCACATGGCATGCAAAGCATGGCGCAAGCGCTTCAAGACGCCCGCCACCAAGGACTGATCGCCTAA
- a CDS encoding YheT family hydrolase, producing MIWDYRAPWWLPGGNFQTIYAAKLARRYSGPKPQWSRERWDTPDSDFVDVDWRVEERVLSEDAPLFVLFHGLEGSSSSHYAEAFAEETRARGWRMAVPHFRGCSGEINWAPRAYHSGDFEEIAWMLSRLRQQHSGPIYAVGISLGGNALMRWAGEMGHAAAQIVNGVVSVCSPVDLTASGHAIDTGLNKAIYARMFLATMKPRAMQKLQQFPGLFDPLELMAANTLYAFDNVFTAPLHGFRGTDDYWDRASAKPGLTRVQVPALVLNARNDPFIPASSLPTQDQVSDHVTLWQPNTGGHVGFASGRFPGDLKEMPWAVSEWMTQHG from the coding sequence TTGATTTGGGACTACCGCGCGCCTTGGTGGTTGCCAGGCGGAAATTTTCAAACGATTTACGCCGCCAAACTCGCGCGTCGCTATTCAGGCCCCAAGCCGCAATGGTCGCGTGAACGATGGGACACGCCCGACAGTGATTTTGTCGATGTCGATTGGCGTGTTGAGGAGCGCGTACTTTCAGAAGATGCACCACTGTTCGTGCTGTTTCATGGCCTAGAAGGGTCATCCAGCAGCCATTACGCCGAAGCGTTTGCTGAAGAAACGCGCGCACGTGGCTGGCGTATGGCAGTGCCACACTTTCGTGGCTGCAGTGGCGAAATCAACTGGGCTCCGCGTGCTTACCACTCGGGTGATTTTGAGGAAATTGCATGGATGCTCAGTCGTTTGAGGCAGCAGCACAGTGGTCCAATCTATGCCGTAGGCATCTCACTGGGCGGTAATGCGCTCATGCGTTGGGCGGGAGAGATGGGGCATGCCGCAGCCCAAATCGTCAACGGCGTTGTTTCTGTGTGTTCGCCGGTTGATTTAACGGCCAGCGGTCACGCCATCGACACTGGTTTAAACAAAGCGATTTATGCCCGTATGTTTTTGGCCACGATGAAGCCACGCGCCATGCAAAAGTTACAGCAATTTCCTGGCTTGTTCGACCCGCTCGAACTGATGGCAGCTAACACCCTTTATGCGTTTGACAATGTGTTCACAGCGCCGCTACACGGCTTTCGTGGCACCGATGATTATTGGGATCGCGCCAGCGCCAAGCCTGGCCTGACGCGTGTGCAAGTGCCCGCATTGGTGCTGAATGCACGCAACGACCCATTCATCCCTGCCAGTAGCTTGCCGACTCAAGACCAAGTGAGCGATCATGTCACGCTTTGGCAGCCCAACACGGGCGGGCATGTGGGCTTTGCCTCCGGCCGCTTTCCTGGTGACTTGAAAGAAATGCCCTGGGCCGTTTCAGAATGGATGACACAACATGGATGA
- a CDS encoding F0F1 ATP synthase subunit epsilon: MSTIHVDVVSAEELIFSGEATFVALPGEAGELGIYPRHTPLISRIRPGSVRIHTADGGEEFVFVAGGILEVQPDCVTVMSDTAVRGKDMDEEKANAAKLAAEEAVKNAKSDVDLARARSELTILAAELSALRRYRAHK; this comes from the coding sequence ATGAGTACCATCCACGTAGATGTCGTCAGCGCAGAAGAGTTGATCTTCTCCGGCGAAGCCACTTTTGTGGCTTTGCCAGGCGAGGCGGGCGAGCTCGGTATTTATCCGCGCCACACGCCGCTGATTTCACGCATCCGTCCCGGTTCGGTGCGCATTCACACGGCTGATGGTGGTGAAGAGTTTGTTTTCGTAGCAGGTGGCATTCTTGAAGTGCAACCCGACTGCGTCACCGTCATGTCTGACACCGCTGTGCGCGGCAAAGACATGGACGAAGAAAAAGCAAACGCAGCCAAACTCGCAGCTGAAGAAGCCGTGAAGAACGCAAAATCAGACGTTGATCTGGCTCGTGCTCGCTCAGAGCTGACCATCTTGGCTGCTGAATTGTCGGCCTTGCGCCGCTACCGCGCTCACAAGTAA
- a CDS encoding BON domain-containing protein, translating into MTSKFVKAALALLAALQLSACAPLMFGGVIGGAMVASDRRTAGIQVEDEGIEQRSATAIRENFGSKEHINITSYNRQVLITGEVSNDTVRSQTEQLIGRVQNVRSVVNELVIGPASSMGDRSNDVLLVAKVKAAMVDSEDVFANVFKVVGERGTVYLMGRVTQREAKRATDVVRGVSGVKRVVRVFEYITEDELRAMQPKRSDSQSVDLNAPKSNASQQPVVTPIK; encoded by the coding sequence ATGACATCTAAATTTGTAAAAGCCGCATTGGCTCTGTTGGCCGCTTTGCAGTTGTCTGCGTGTGCACCTCTGATGTTCGGTGGTGTGATTGGTGGCGCTATGGTGGCGAGCGACCGTCGCACCGCGGGTATCCAGGTGGAAGACGAAGGCATTGAACAACGCAGCGCGACAGCCATCCGCGAAAATTTCGGAAGCAAAGAGCACATCAACATCACCAGCTACAACCGCCAAGTGTTGATCACGGGTGAAGTGTCCAACGACACCGTGCGTTCGCAAACCGAGCAGTTGATTGGCCGCGTACAAAACGTCCGCTCTGTGGTGAACGAGCTGGTCATTGGCCCAGCCTCCAGCATGGGTGATCGTTCCAACGACGTGCTGTTGGTGGCCAAGGTCAAAGCTGCCATGGTGGACAGCGAAGACGTGTTTGCCAACGTGTTCAAAGTGGTAGGCGAGCGTGGCACGGTTTACCTGATGGGCCGCGTGACCCAACGCGAAGCCAAACGCGCGACCGATGTGGTGCGTGGCGTGAGTGGTGTCAAGCGTGTGGTGCGTGTATTTGAGTACATCACCGAAGACGAGCTGCGTGCCATGCAGCCCAAGCGCAGCGATTCACAGTCAGTGGACCTGAATGCGCCGAAATCCAATGCTTCGCAGCAACCCGTTGTGACGCCGATTAAATAA
- a CDS encoding TRAP transporter large permease, whose translation MTLTLFIAAIVLMTLGFPVAFALAISASLAVFVGGRYPQLVVFKEMFTGIDSFPLMAVPFFILAAELMSGGALTLVLLRFASQFVGHLRGGLGYANVLSLTLFSGISGSALADAAGPGSMMVKMMEKAGYSRAYAAALTSSTAIVGPIIPPSISMIIYAMQDEQVSVGGLFMAGFIPGILIALAMAFVNWRICRKRNYRSTEPRPSAREMLVTSFKAIPALMLIVLILVGIRFGIFTPTEASVVAVFYALICGKWIYRTLEWKALPGIAARSSLLTASVLLVMATSAAFAWVLTVEGVPQQVSQTIVEWNLSPVAFLIVVNILLLVFGIFMEPLPGVMILVPILAPVALALGIDPTHFAMVVIVNLTLGMITPPVGGLLFVTAVATRVSMADLTRELPPFLLAHFVVLVLLTFVPELSTWLPHTLGF comes from the coding sequence ATGACCCTCACACTTTTCATCGCAGCCATCGTGCTGATGACCCTCGGCTTCCCCGTGGCATTTGCACTCGCTATTTCCGCGTCTCTCGCCGTCTTTGTGGGTGGGCGTTATCCGCAGTTGGTGGTGTTCAAAGAAATGTTCACAGGCATCGACAGCTTCCCGCTGATGGCTGTGCCGTTTTTTATTCTGGCGGCTGAGCTCATGTCGGGCGGCGCACTCACCTTGGTACTGCTGCGCTTTGCGTCGCAATTCGTGGGGCATTTGCGAGGCGGTTTGGGCTATGCCAACGTGCTGTCACTCACCTTGTTTTCCGGCATCTCCGGTTCGGCTTTGGCAGACGCCGCAGGCCCCGGCTCGATGATGGTCAAGATGATGGAGAAGGCTGGCTATTCGCGTGCCTATGCCGCAGCATTGACTTCGAGCACAGCCATTGTGGGCCCCATCATTCCGCCGTCCATCAGCATGATCATTTATGCCATGCAAGATGAGCAAGTGTCTGTGGGGGGCTTGTTCATGGCGGGGTTTATTCCCGGTATTTTGATTGCCTTGGCCATGGCCTTTGTGAACTGGCGCATTTGCCGCAAGCGCAACTACCGCTCGACCGAACCACGCCCCTCCGCACGTGAAATGCTGGTCACCAGCTTCAAAGCCATCCCTGCGTTGATGCTGATTGTGTTGATCTTGGTGGGCATTCGTTTCGGTATCTTCACGCCCACCGAGGCTTCGGTGGTGGCGGTGTTTTACGCGCTGATTTGCGGCAAATGGATTTACCGCACCTTAGAGTGGAAAGCGTTGCCCGGCATTGCTGCGCGTTCGTCGTTGTTGACGGCTTCGGTGTTGTTGGTGATGGCCACCTCGGCGGCATTTGCATGGGTGTTGACGGTGGAGGGCGTGCCACAGCAGGTGTCGCAAACCATCGTGGAATGGAACCTCTCGCCCGTGGCCTTCCTCATCGTGGTGAACATTTTGTTACTGGTGTTTGGCATCTTCATGGAGCCCTTGCCAGGCGTGATGATTTTGGTGCCCATTTTGGCCCCCGTGGCATTGGCCTTGGGCATTGACCCTACGCACTTTGCGATGGTGGTCATCGTCAACTTGACCTTGGGCATGATCACGCCGCCAGTGGGTGGCTTGCTGTTTGTCACCGCGGTGGCCACACGCGTGTCGATGGCCGATCTGACGCGCGAATTGCCGCCCTTCTTGCTGGCGCATTTTGTGGTGTTGGTGTTGCTGACCTTTGTGCCCGAGCTCTCCACCTGGCTGCCGCACACCTTGGGCTTCTAA
- a CDS encoding TRAP transporter small permease, with translation MLNRFERVLVATNRWVLILLLLVMSCIVFANVVLRYTTGDSIVWAEEVARHMMIWVTFLGAGLVLRFGGHVAIDNFHHAVGEQGARVVRAIVALGLGVFFLVMMYFSILYVWATRFQTTAATDIPIAWIYVAMPVGFLLLFVHLLFIVRGYIGHGNYITSDEMDAESAASL, from the coding sequence ATGTTGAACCGATTTGAGCGCGTGTTGGTGGCCACCAACCGATGGGTGTTGATTCTGTTGTTGCTGGTCATGTCCTGCATCGTGTTTGCCAATGTGGTGTTGCGTTACACCACGGGTGATTCGATTGTGTGGGCCGAAGAAGTGGCGCGCCACATGATGATTTGGGTCACCTTTTTGGGGGCTGGTTTGGTGTTGCGTTTTGGCGGCCATGTGGCCATTGACAACTTTCATCACGCGGTGGGTGAGCAGGGCGCACGTGTGGTGCGTGCCATCGTTGCGCTGGGCCTGGGCGTTTTCTTTTTGGTGATGATGTACTTCTCCATTCTCTACGTCTGGGCGACGCGCTTTCAAACCACAGCGGCGACAGACATTCCCATCGCTTGGATTTATGTCGCGATGCCGGTTGGCTTTTTGTTGCTCTTTGTCCATTTGCTTTTCATCGTGCGCGGTTATATCGGCCACGGCAACTACATCACTTCAGACGAGATGGATGCTGAATCCGCAGCCTCACTATGA
- a CDS encoding phosphoheptose isomerase, translating into MLEQRIEQHFIDSADLKYQAAQVLSKPIAAAVSAVLASVTSGGKVLACGNGGSAADAQHFAAEFVGRFERERPELGAIALTTDSSIITAIANDYSYEQIFSKQVRALGQSGDVLLAITTSGSSPNVLAAIQAAHERDMTVVALTGKGGGKMGQALRETDVHICVPHDRTARIQEVHLLAIHCICDGVDAQLLGDSESKE; encoded by the coding sequence ATGCTTGAGCAACGAATTGAACAACACTTCATCGACTCTGCCGACCTGAAATATCAGGCGGCACAAGTCTTGTCTAAACCCATCGCTGCAGCCGTGTCTGCCGTGCTGGCCAGTGTCACCAGTGGTGGCAAAGTGCTGGCGTGCGGCAACGGTGGTTCTGCTGCAGACGCGCAGCACTTTGCCGCTGAGTTTGTGGGCCGCTTTGAGCGTGAACGTCCAGAGCTGGGGGCCATCGCCCTCACCACGGACAGCTCCATCATCACAGCCATCGCCAACGACTACAGCTACGAACAAATTTTTTCTAAGCAAGTGCGTGCCCTTGGTCAGTCGGGTGACGTGTTGCTGGCGATCACCACCAGTGGCAGCTCGCCCAATGTGTTGGCGGCCATTCAAGCCGCGCATGAGCGCGACATGACGGTCGTCGCCCTCACCGGCAAAGGCGGCGGCAAGATGGGCCAAGCTTTGCGCGAAACCGATGTGCATATTTGTGTGCCACACGACCGCACTGCGCGTATTCAAGAAGTGCACTTGCTGGCCATCCATTGCATTTGCGATGGTGTGGACGCGCAACTGCTTGGCGACTCAGAAAGTAAAGAATGA
- a CDS encoding YybH family protein, with protein sequence MPKAKLHAATVGGTADAIESQFYEALQTGDIEKLMRCWADEDDIVCVHPGGPRLIGSASIRAAFEAMFANGTIAARPEHVCKVESLTSAMHNVIERIALLTTDGTQEAVVVATNVYQRTAQGWRMVAHHASPGTAPTHAEAHEAPQVLH encoded by the coding sequence ATGCCTAAAGCCAAACTTCATGCAGCCACCGTCGGTGGCACAGCCGACGCCATTGAGAGCCAGTTTTACGAAGCCTTGCAAACAGGCGACATCGAAAAACTCATGCGCTGTTGGGCGGATGAAGATGACATTGTTTGCGTCCATCCAGGTGGTCCTCGTTTGATTGGCAGTGCCAGCATCCGTGCTGCTTTTGAAGCCATGTTTGCGAATGGCACGATTGCCGCGCGTCCAGAGCATGTGTGCAAGGTCGAATCGCTCACCAGCGCCATGCACAATGTCATTGAACGCATCGCTTTGCTCACCACCGATGGCACGCAAGAGGCCGTGGTGGTGGCCACCAATGTTTATCAGCGCACGGCACAAGGGTGGCGCATGGTGGCGCATCACGCCAGTCCAGGCACAGCGCCCACACACGCCGAAGCGCACGAAGCACCACAGGTCTTGCATTGA
- a CDS encoding TRAP transporter substrate-binding protein: MTTLRRTALMTLVALATTSGFAVAQTAKEVKVGYALAVNSHYGAAAQTWADSVEKSTKGAYKFKQFPASALGGERELIEGLQLGTVEAVIVSTGALSNFVPEVGVVDIPFLFRDTAHARKVLDGEFGQDLLTKFKKRGLIALAWGEQGFRHLSNNKRPVTKAEDIKGMKIRVTENPVHIAAFRTLGASPTPMAWPEVIGALQQGTIDGQENPVSVFVSAKLWQVQKHLSLTAHVYAPMALIVSPAFFGSLSDAEKVAFIEGAKAGALASRKFVDDVEKKAVTEIQSHGVQVVTKVDVASFQAGVAPAYKQYAAKFGQATIDKITQTK, encoded by the coding sequence ATGACGACTCTTCGCCGTACCGCTTTGATGACTTTGGTCGCTTTGGCCACCACTTCGGGCTTTGCCGTTGCTCAAACCGCCAAAGAAGTCAAAGTGGGCTACGCCCTGGCTGTCAACTCGCACTATGGTGCCGCCGCTCAAACTTGGGCTGACTCGGTTGAAAAATCCACGAAAGGCGCTTACAAATTCAAGCAGTTCCCAGCCAGCGCCTTGGGCGGTGAGCGCGAGTTGATCGAAGGTCTGCAATTGGGCACCGTTGAAGCTGTGATTGTGTCCACAGGCGCGTTGAGCAACTTTGTGCCTGAAGTGGGCGTGGTTGACATTCCCTTCCTGTTCCGTGACACCGCCCATGCCCGCAAAGTGTTGGACGGCGAGTTTGGCCAAGACTTGTTGACCAAGTTCAAAAAGCGCGGCCTCATCGCCTTGGCTTGGGGTGAGCAAGGCTTTCGCCACTTGAGCAACAACAAGCGCCCGGTGACCAAAGCCGAAGACATCAAAGGCATGAAGATTCGCGTCACAGAAAACCCTGTGCACATTGCCGCATTCCGCACGCTCGGTGCGTCTCCCACGCCCATGGCTTGGCCTGAAGTGATTGGTGCTTTGCAGCAAGGCACCATTGATGGCCAAGAAAATCCGGTGTCGGTGTTTGTGTCTGCCAAGTTGTGGCAAGTGCAAAAACATTTGTCTTTGACGGCACACGTCTACGCGCCAATGGCTTTGATCGTGTCGCCTGCTTTCTTTGGGTCTTTGAGCGATGCTGAAAAAGTGGCCTTCATTGAAGGCGCTAAAGCCGGTGCTTTGGCGTCACGCAAGTTCGTGGACGATGTGGAGAAGAAGGCTGTGACCGAAATCCAATCGCACGGCGTGCAAGTGGTCACCAAAGTGGATGTGGCGTCTTTCCAAGCGGGCGTGGCACCTGCTTACAAGCAATACGCGGCCAAGTTTGGTCAAGCCACCATCGACAAAATCACGCAAACCAAGTAA
- the rsmI gene encoding 16S rRNA (cytidine(1402)-2'-O)-methyltransferase, whose translation MNANFDSALSAAHAAAANQNHPAGTLYVVATPIGNLADISLRALHVLSLCDTLACEDTRHSQTLLRAYGIDKSASHWLAVHQHNEAEAAEEVIRRLQAGQRVAYVSDAGTPAVSDPGARLAWQVQSAGLRVMPLPGASSVTALLSACGTPAHDSSGFVFVGFLPSKATERGHAVEVLAQEPRTQVLLEAPHRIEALATALGVLGERPVTVGRELTKQFEEIATVAAQDLAAWLQGNAQRTRGEFALVVHAQAQERAAGSDNDRLLKILMQELPLKTAVKVAAEISGEAKNALYDRALELKANT comes from the coding sequence ATGAACGCTAACTTTGATTCCGCCTTGTCTGCCGCGCACGCCGCCGCCGCAAACCAAAACCACCCGGCAGGCACGCTGTATGTGGTGGCCACGCCCATTGGCAATTTGGCCGACATCAGCTTGCGTGCCTTGCATGTGCTGAGTCTTTGCGACACGCTGGCCTGTGAGGACACGCGCCACTCACAAACTTTGCTGCGCGCCTACGGCATCGATAAATCCGCGTCCCATTGGCTAGCCGTCCATCAGCACAACGAGGCCGAAGCCGCCGAAGAAGTGATTCGCCGTCTGCAAGCCGGGCAGCGCGTGGCCTATGTGAGCGACGCCGGCACCCCTGCCGTGAGTGACCCCGGCGCACGCTTGGCGTGGCAGGTGCAAAGCGCAGGTTTGCGTGTGATGCCTTTGCCAGGCGCCAGCAGTGTGACGGCCCTGTTGAGTGCCTGCGGCACGCCCGCACATGACTCGTCTGGTTTTGTGTTCGTCGGTTTTTTGCCCTCCAAAGCCACCGAACGTGGCCACGCGGTCGAGGTGCTGGCCCAAGAGCCACGCACCCAAGTGCTGTTGGAAGCGCCACATCGCATCGAGGCGCTGGCCACCGCCTTGGGCGTGCTGGGCGAACGCCCCGTGACGGTGGGCCGCGAGCTGACCAAACAGTTTGAAGAAATTGCCACCGTGGCGGCACAAGATTTGGCAGCTTGGCTACAGGGCAATGCGCAGCGCACACGCGGTGAATTTGCCCTGGTGGTCCACGCGCAAGCACAAGAGCGCGCGGCGGGCTCAGACAATGACCGCTTGCTGAAAATTTTGATGCAAGAGCTGCCTCTGAAAACAGCGGTCAAAGTCGCGGCTGAAATCAGCGGCGAAGCGAAGAACGCGCTGTATGACCGCGCGTTGGAATTGAAAGCCAACACGTAA
- a CDS encoding NAD(P)-dependent oxidoreductase encodes MSSINAKTYEPTASAHVAFIGMGVMGYPMAGHLATAGHAVTVYNRSPAKAEAWVKEFAASKAPKSALTPREAAKGASIVFCCVGNDNDLRSVVFGADGILAGMEPGTVLVDHTTASADVAREIYTAAKNLGIHFIDAPVSGGQGGAQNGLLTVMCGGDAPVFERVKPVAMAFSRAFTLMGEPGAGQLTKMVNQICIAGLVQGLSEAIAFGQKAGLDMNLVLDVIGKGAAQSWQLDNRGKTMVADKFDFGFAVDWMRKDLGLVFDEAKRNGAVLPVTQMVDQFYGDVQKMGGNRWDTSSLIKRLR; translated from the coding sequence ATGTCCAGCATCAACGCCAAAACCTACGAACCCACCGCCTCTGCCCACGTTGCCTTCATCGGCATGGGTGTGATGGGCTACCCCATGGCCGGCCATTTGGCCACCGCAGGCCACGCCGTGACGGTGTACAACCGCTCACCCGCCAAGGCCGAAGCTTGGGTTAAAGAATTTGCCGCGTCCAAAGCCCCCAAGAGCGCACTCACCCCACGCGAAGCCGCCAAGGGCGCCAGCATTGTGTTTTGCTGTGTGGGCAATGACAACGACTTGCGCTCGGTGGTGTTTGGCGCCGACGGCATACTGGCGGGCATGGAGCCTGGCACCGTGTTGGTGGACCACACCACAGCATCTGCCGATGTGGCGCGCGAGATTTACACCGCTGCCAAGAACCTCGGCATTCACTTCATCGACGCGCCGGTGTCGGGTGGTCAAGGCGGTGCGCAAAACGGCTTGCTGACGGTCATGTGCGGCGGCGATGCGCCCGTGTTTGAGCGCGTCAAGCCTGTGGCCATGGCCTTCTCTCGTGCGTTCACCTTGATGGGTGAGCCAGGTGCAGGCCAGCTCACCAAGATGGTGAACCAAATCTGTATCGCGGGCTTGGTACAAGGCCTGAGCGAAGCCATTGCCTTTGGCCAAAAAGCGGGCCTCGACATGAACCTCGTGCTCGACGTGATTGGCAAAGGCGCGGCGCAAAGCTGGCAACTGGACAACCGCGGTAAGACCATGGTGGCCGACAAGTTTGATTTCGGCTTTGCGGTGGATTGGATGCGCAAAGATTTGGGCCTGGTGTTTGACGAAGCCAAGCGCAACGGCGCAGTGTTGCCTGTGACGCAAATGGTCGACCAGTTCTACGGCGACGTTCAAAAAATGGGCGGCAACCGTTGGGACACCTCTAGCTTGATCAAGCGCTTGCGCTAA
- a CDS encoding c-type cytochrome, translating into MSNQHHEEDHTGPIKTPKQLLMAVLYSFVLPVFVIIGLVAYVTSANKPQAGSSNEPEAVAARIQKVGSVEIKDANRAARSGEDVFKGQCSACHATGAAGSPKFGDAGAWGARIGKGYDALLTSALKGKGAMGPQSGGDFEDFEIGRAVVYMANAAGAKFTEPKKPESK; encoded by the coding sequence ATGAGCAACCAACACCACGAAGAAGACCACACAGGTCCTATCAAAACCCCCAAGCAACTCCTGATGGCTGTGTTGTATTCATTTGTATTGCCTGTGTTCGTCATTATTGGCCTGGTGGCATACGTCACATCTGCCAACAAACCCCAGGCCGGATCTTCGAACGAACCTGAAGCCGTGGCTGCACGTATTCAAAAAGTCGGCTCTGTTGAAATCAAAGATGCCAACCGCGCCGCTCGCAGCGGCGAAGACGTGTTCAAGGGCCAGTGCTCCGCTTGCCACGCCACAGGCGCTGCTGGCTCACCTAAGTTTGGCGATGCAGGCGCTTGGGGCGCTCGTATCGGCAAAGGCTACGACGCATTGTTGACATCGGCCCTCAAAGGCAAAGGCGCCATGGGCCCGCAAAGTGGTGGCGACTTTGAAGACTTTGAAATCGGTCGTGCCGTGGTTTATATGGCCAACGCAGCTGGTGCAAAGTTCACCGAACCCAAGAAGCCTGAAAGCAAATAA